In Citrus sinensis cultivar Valencia sweet orange chromosome 3, DVS_A1.0, whole genome shotgun sequence, the sequence ttttaaaattaacagaAAAGTCTGCAAAACAATAATGTTCAGAGTAATTTCAGACCTGTTCGATATCATTTTCAAGACcatgttttcattttcatttgggGAGAAGTCCAAGTGTAGCACATGTTCGGTGGACCTaaatcaaaaaacaaattataaaacaaataaaacagaTTCAATATTatagtaataaaacaaaaactaagaaaatgtTATATACGTTTTAGGTGAATTAcaaaacaaactttaaaatatattatgaaacAAACTTTAATATCATCTTAATTAtagttgaagaaaaatgacGATGTAAAACTTTTTTCAGTAATGCTAATTGTAAGTTAATTATGGTCCGTTTGTCTATGTAATtctatgatttaataatttaaaaattgtttaattttaaattgtttgtttagttaatggagattaaataaaaaattacagtatttttttaaatattaaatatttagtataagttatttattaaaataatactacCAAACAcatattgattgtttttatccTTCTCGATTATGTCTACtgaacatatattattatttttagttttaaaatacataatacCGAAAATGATATTAGACGCAtacttaaatcaaaatattgtaattgcaaacatcattttcattttcattttcattttaaaaaaataattcagaaaCAACCCCAAACaaaaccttaaaaattatttaattttaaattagttgATTAAGAAACAATACAAAACAGgcccttaaaaattatttaattttaaattatttgtttagtgaattattgtttgattgtttAGTGAATTATTCGTTTAGTTAATggagattaattaaaaaattacagtattttttaaatattatatatttagtaaaagttgtttcttaaaataatactattaaacacatattgattgtttttattcctCTCAATTATGTCTATCgaacatatattattattttaaattttaaaatacaaactaTAGAAAATGATACCAAATGCATACTTACTATaaaacatcatttttatttttattttttaaaaaataataattcagaaATAATACTGATCATGCACTCATAGAGTGGAAACAGTACCACTCATTGTTAGTCTATTGACGCTTTCGTTGCTTTTCTGTTTGATCATGTACAGTTGTAAtgatattgatttattatttagagATATGTAATGACATAATGCAATGCCGTTTGATTCAATGGCTCTATTTTCCGTTGAAAGTGTCTAGTTTTCTAATGCTCCCTCAATCATCGTCAATTAAGGGACAAGAATCAAAAAATTGGAGAGAGATCAAcgacttaaaaataataaataaataaccttaaaatttttaaactgaGAGTGTGGTGGGAGCGTAGGTATCGCCTTGAACCAATCGTGAACTTTGAACCTGGGCTCGGCTAATTTGGTAGTATCTAGTCCAATATTCTGTGTGAGCCCAATTCGGGTCCTAGGTTTTGCCCCTTTATCCATAAATCGGTATCTCTCCATCGCTTGCGGTTTGTCTTGTATTAGCCTGAAAACAGAACTCTTATACAACTTCTAGAATACCAAATGACAAAACTATCCGGCATGgatggatgatgatgatacaTTGCGGGATAATTTAagaaagagtaatgatacaactacaaactcttatataaatttattttttacaaactgatgtgacattaattcattagttaaatgaaaatataaaataataaaaataaattatatagactaagagatatttaattcaaccaataaattaacgccacatcagtttgtacaaaataaatttatataagagttTGTGGTTATGTCATTGCtctttaaaaatcttaaatataaCGACACCCCACTTTCTTCTGCTTTTCATACTTGCTGCTTAGTATTATTAGCAAGCTCAAGTAACCTAGAGCCGCGTAATTCTCAACACAAAAATCGATCAAGCTCAATCGTACACTTCATTACTCAACACCAAACTAGCAAGTTCaagtaataaatacaattcCTAATAGCTCTAGCAAGATCAATCGATTAGTAcacttcaattaaattttcaaaccaCGTAGCAGCACATGCCTCTGCTAACAATCCAAGTTCATTTgacaaactaaaatttaagcatacaaatcaaaataaaaataaaaaagggaaaaaaaaaagaatcaccAAATCCCCAACTCAGTAGACCCTAGCCACCATCTAAGTGATCTAAACCAATTCCAATCACCGTTTGAAGCACTGATTGCCAGAACCaaagtgaaaattttgatgatgaagttCGATTTGGTGAAAGAGAATTTTAGCAACAACCCAttgaaaattctaattaatatttgattttttttaaaaattttatatgagCTTTTACGAGTTTATATTCCAATATTAATGTTATacgtatattaaaattaataacaaaagaagtatgtgaaaatataaataaacttgtcatataaatataaatcccTAAAACCTCAAGCAAGGTacctaaaaattaccctttattGAGCGGTTACAAAATTAGTGGGAAATAAGATGATACTTAAAAAAGCTGTTACAacttacaattaaaaaaaaaaaagttaaaataagaGTCAAGCTTATGTATCAAGTATTGCAGGAAAATCCTAAaatgttactttttttttttttttttttttttaattccaatcAAGAATGTGATTATCCCACGCCAGCCGACCCAGCGAACGATCTTCTTGGCATTCCGGGTCATAGTGAAATTTCTAACAATTCCGAGCCACATGGCCTACAAATCCCGCGAGTATAGCATTTCAATACCTTGTAGAGGGTGGCGgcgaaataaaaaataataataaaattctataatcaataaagagagagagtgagggAGAATCATCAGTTGACCTTTTCCGCCTAGTGAAAGTTGTTATTGTATGCAGGGGGTCCGCTTATGACTGTTCATACGCGAAACACATAGCACGCGCATATACATACACTCACAAACAAAGAGGGAAGCCTTTTTAGCTTTTACGCTTTCGCTTCTCGAAAGATTGAATGGcattaaaaaccaaaattcatataaaaataaaataatattaacaaaatactAACAAATTCTATTTTCGGCTTATCGaatttcaatcaataaaaatccGCTGTTTCTGATCACCGAGTTGTTTGATAAACAGGTAACAATCGAAACTCCGTTTTGTTACTGTATTTTTGTATCGAATTCGAACTCCTTCGTTGAACTAGAATGATCACTTGCTTTTTGGcttttttaggtttttttttttccttgaaacTCTGGAATTCCaagtatttttaattgtagcttcactgtttttttttttttatttagatgtTATTTGTTTAGCTGTTTGTTTTCTATGAAATTAGTctttaattgagttttttttttaatggttagagTTTATCCactgtaaatttattttttcctggTCTAGATTccaatttttcatatattttagcttttggtttatttaagaattatagttaatttctttctgttcttcatttAAACCATTTGATTAAGgataagtgattttttttttttaaaaaaagtaattaattagtgGAGTTGGTGAGAAAAGTGTGCTTTGACAGATGCTCACAAGTGTATGATAGAGAGATCGAATTGCGATAGTAGATAGCTGAATGAGAAAATACTTTTTGATCGTATTATCGTTTGGTCTCTGACTCTCTTTTAGCTTTAGGATTTGATCTGTTACTTGGCTTCGTGTTTCCCCTTGGAATGCTTGACAAGTTTTCCATCTTATCCTCgttgtttttttattagtttccTTAATTGGCTGCTGTGGTGCTTGCACTTTTAGCCTTTTAGGTTTGTGTTTCACAATTCACCTATTATGCAGGGGAGTATTTGGCTGCATAAGGCAATTAAGTTTATTGTTTGCGCTAACCTGTGTGGCATTTTCTTGCAATGAAGACAGAATATGATGTGTCAgttgcttgtaaattttgGTGCAAATCAAAGATAAGTGAAAGGAAATGGGAGgttgctgttgttgttctTCAAAAGGCGTGGAGAGAAATAGTACTCCAGCATACTATTATGTCAGTGTAGTCTTTTCCTTGCCATTAGACATCTTTCTAATCCAGGCTTTAGTAGAATGTTTTTTCTTGTGTTCATTTTGacattcattttattcttgGAGCTTCAATATTTCAGCAGTATCCTAGAGCGTCGGAGGAGCGTCTGCCTTTGTCATCGCACCATGGTGCCGGCTCTGCACTCTCCAGAGGACTCCTGGTTGATACAAACCTAGAAACATCAGTTCCTGATGCTTATAGACCACCTCCTGCACCAACGCCATTTGATGCGAATGTAAGGCATCCTCAAACTCCACCAGTGGTTCAAGAAATTTGCAGCAATAAGAGTGATCCTTCAGTGCAAACAGCTCCTGTTCCTGTGCAAGATACGCTTGGTGGCAATTCTCAAGAAACTTCATCTAAGTGTGATGACCTAAAGGAACCAGAATCTAAAACAGTAGCCAATGTTGAACTTGAATCAACTAAGGAGCTAGAAGTTGAGCTTTCAAAGTCTGTTCATCGTGTTGTTGCAGTGATAGAGGAGGAGGATGTTTGCCCAACATGTCTGGAAGGTAGTACTGTTTCTGAAACTCTAAAACTGTTGTCTCATTGTTAAAGAATACTTGACCATTTTATCTGTGTTCTTGTGGGTGCTGTGACTCACAGTTTATTGTGTTTCTGGTGTAGAAAAAGTTTAAACAGACATATTTTCTGTTCTCTCTGCAGAGTATGATGCAGAGAATCCGAGAATTATCACAAAATGTGAGCATCATTTTCATCTTGCGTGCATTTTTGAATGGATGGAAAGAAGTGACACCTGTCCAGTTTGCAATCAGGTtcgattgaaaatttttgcatCTCTTGTGATTGTATAAGCCGCTAAGTGTAGATTGTCCACTGACATGaatgttaattatattttttatatttacttataATGCAGGAAATGATATTTGACCTTCCTGTGGATTATTAGCTGTCCAGTGATTTCTGCAGAGTTCAgcttcttaattatttgacgTTGGGTTTTGGAGTTCAAGTTTATAAATGCTTGGAAGTTGTTCCTCTTTGTTTGCCCTCTTTTGGTTCACAGTTCATCGTCTGCTGCAGGCCCAGCTGCCATTTGATTTAATCTCTCTTTAGATTTTATCAAGTCACAATCCATTTCAAATACATAGTGTCTTTCTGCTCTTGATTCTGAATTTGGGAATTTTTGTACAGGAAAGAGTCGCAGCCTATTTCAAACGCATAGGGAAAGTTCCAAATTCATAGTGTGACACCATTTCGGAGTTCTATTTTTCATTGCCAATAATAATACATACATCCTGAGGGCATAGGTCAACATTTTAGTATTGATGTAACATTTCAAGTTTGCAAAGAGGAAATGATTTATACAAGTTACTTAATCTGTCTAGAAAGCCTGGTTAGCTTCTCAAACAAAGTAATTGGTAGACTTTTTTGTTTGCTCTTTAAAGTACTGCTTTCTTGAGTCTGTCAGtgattgcatttttttaaaaaaaacacccACCCCCCCTCCCCCTTGGAATTGTCCTGTGGATGGCATGCCGTTTAAGGTTCCATTTTAACACTTCTGGCATTGGGCTGTCATCGAGGATTTCAAGATTTGGTAACGCTTGGAAGgataaaatgaaatagaatTCTGTATTTCACTTGTTCATGTATATGcttgttcaattttttcatttaaagttTGATAGAGTTTGTTGACTTAAAACAGactttgaaaatttgttttctttccttATAGCAAGTTTTACGACTGATTGCAGCTGTTCTTTAATCAACTGCTGCGATTGCATTTCTGGTATTATGGTGCATGTGGTGGCTCGTTCAATGCTATAACCAGTGGGTTGTCCTAAATAAATTCTTTGCGCTGAAAGCAATGCAAGGATAGGTAACACaattatttactaaatatgGTATATCAATTATTATGGTATTAATATGTCATTTGTTACAGTATCTATGTGTCTATTTGATTGTGTCAAGCTAATTGTCACATACTGTTTTTACTTGATTATCAATTGTAGATAAAAAGTCTCAAAAATTAGCTATGGTACTAACCCTTTAATTTAACTATCAAGAGGTCGACGCATGGGTGGCAAAGCGCTTTTCCTTGTTTTGTCTTGAAGACTTCGATTTAATCTCCAATAATCCTGattctattataattttttttcaaaagggAAATATGGAGAGGAAttcataattcaaaatttcttcGACCATATGAACTTGGTGTTTGTATAACAATCTTATGAACCATagcaaatgaaattgaatggCCTAACTTGATCAAGTATTATTCGAATTGAGCTCGATGAAGAAATCTGACAGTTTCAGATTGAGCCATTGAGGGCCCGTTTGGCTTTCGGCTCGGATTCCGGTGGGGCTACAGCCCGGCTACTGGGTGTGGCGTTCGCCGgactttgtttttaaaaaaaagagtggtGCTATTGGCACGCCACTACTTTCCTTAAAAAACTCATTATCTTGCCacacttcaaaataaattgatgaatGCAGCGTGATTTGAAACCCTGGTTTATTTCCGAAATTAACCCCCTTCGTCATCTTCAACAAATGAACAACCcctctccccccccccccccgcgaCGGCAACtgcaacaatttttattttttttaactagcAAATActtcaaattgaaattgaaatgaaaccCACTAGAGTGTCATCAAGTcaatatgataataaaaataaataccctttaaaagccaaaaaaaaaatctaaacatttaagtaattaaaactCCATAACAACATCTACTCTTCAGCTGATTCACCTCTTTATTTGTTATGCTTCCCACATTTTTTTGATCTTGTGATagatataagaaaatatactttttttgttgattttttataCTAGCTAACTAGAtcgaattatataatttttttttttaaatgtgtaGAGTAGGAGATTGGATTGAAAACCAGTAGTTGgggataaaatttaagattagaaaagaaaaggtgaATCGATTTATTGTAGATTAAATCAATAAGATTAGTTTTGAGAAATGAATggatacaaataaataagttctaaatataaatatgaaggatgagaatttaaaacctaaacaaaagaaaaaagggtaTAGTGATTAGGgtaattttggaattaaaatgtgatttttgagaagttatgtatatataaaaataggGTGAGGCTATTTGAACCCATATTTATACTCTTTACacctattttataataaaatttatatcacaaAAATATCCTCATATATAATTACGAAACCAtcctcttttaatttcttatctcTCTTGCATCCGCCTTTGTGtatattttctcattaaattgattttggttaaggtagaaaaattttattccatgaaattatataatttattaatagcTAATTCAATTATAGATGCTAtcgaaattaaaaataatctcttggttaccataagaaaattgattttttccaTAAAGCAATTATGAACTACCGTTCCTTTTCGGTCCAAAATATTTGCAGGTGAACCAATATTTTTCAAGGcaccattttcatattttaaaaacgTTTGCAATTGATCAACTCATTAACTTTCCTGTTggggtgaaaaaaaaaatgtatcaaAATAGTTACCATTATAACTTCTATCCATTCTTGTATTAGGGAAGATATTTgctatatttatcattttttaggttagattggggagataattttttgatataCTTATCAATGCTCCCTCTCCCTGTGCAGTCTCCcacattttgtttcttgtgcaGTCTCCCACCAATTGTTGGTTGCTGCAATTTCAGATTTCGTTTATACTCGTGTGGAAGCATTTTTTTGGAAGCAAATGCATaagagaagaagatgaatgaaGAAGGGTTAGTTTTGGAACATGAGAGGGTTTGTTGAGTAAAAATGGAAGTTTTCAATTGTAGTGATGTGTGTATAAAGAAGAAGagtttaaagagtaaaaaattgggttcaaatagcctcacccataaaaatatttaagtggTGCACTCAGAAAAAGGGGTTTTTTTCAGGAActtagaggggtgccaatagctccactctaaaaaaaattgtttattatacACATAAAGTTTTTGGACCATCAGTATTtactcatccttaaaaattttattattgttcggttttattttaagtagagtttttgaaaatcaaataagttattttacttttatttaaatttttttatataattaaattgtcTAAAAATACTTATTATCTATTTTACATtgttaattcatttattttataatataattttgaaaacttgtctcttaaaaaattttataatcttcaATGAAAGTTTTCATTCACaactaaacaaatatttttaaataaaaattctacttCTAAAAgttctattaataaaatttctaattctTTACTTAAAAGTCATGATATTTTACTCctattcatatatattttttaaaattttttaactaagcAACAGAACTGAACTGGTAATTGATGGTGCTGTGTGGTATTTGATTATTGAAAATAGTTACAAAATTTGatagaattataaaaatggTGAAAGGATTGGTgttatcaaattataattggGTGATTTTAATGTTAATCTCTTTCACGGTAAAAGAATTGGCATTATCAAAAACTGATAAATGTGTGTTTTCATATGGagaaatttatcttttgtatTCCACAATTTAgactcatttaatttttaatatgataaatataattgaattataaatttctaACCTCTGCGTGCCTTATAAATAGCTAGTAAAACTTCCCTTAAAAGAAGATTTGCCAGAGCAtcatgtgaattttttttgaaaaattgatatattacaattaaaattttattaatatttacaaccaaaaaacaatcaaaattctTCTTTATGACTCTAATATGGTACAATCCGAATAACGACCCTACTTAATATTAGaagaaaatctattttaaCCAAGACGTTAACCAAATAAACTATTATATATAGCTTATGACTGCCAGTCccacaaaaaggaaaattcttaattagggtttggtttggtttttccaaagaagattttttttttatattgttggattattatctaaattaaaatcagtttcctaaaacaaatattacCCCGCTATATCTACAAAATCTAAATCCTCAATTGCAAAATTTGCTGAGACAAAAAGTCCTGTCCATTTCTTCATTCAACGCAAATTATCATTTTGAGTTCGCAAAAGACCGAAATTCTTAATGTAAATCTTGGAGCCGTCACCTTGTCAGTCTCCTCTCCAACTCCCAAGTTAAGTACATCCAACACTCAGAAGCATTGAGAGGTAAATGTCTTGCATATACGAAATTGCATGAGAGCCCCTCATCCCTCCCTCCCTCCCTCCCTCCCtccctccctctctctctctctctctctctctctctctctatccgtctatctatctatctacacacacacacacacacacacatgtagCTTTGTAGCTCTTTCTAgtgtatcatttttttttaaatcaatctgtaagaaacaaaatatgaaaaattaaaaaaaaaagacttaagTTAATGGCAGGATGGTCGATTTTAACAAATGGGTCTGCTTTAGATTGTGGCAAGACAATTGGTAGCGTTCAAAGTAATGATGGTTGTTGCCCGGAAGCTGATAATCATATGAAAGATGATGATAGTGTGGAAGATTCTGGAGGGTATGAGGATGAATTAAAATGCCTGTTTGATAAGGTTCTTGAGACTGTTTTGAAAGAGGGTAGTGATAGGAAGGGTTCCATTAGGCCTATTCCGGCAATGCTTGGTGATGGGAGGTCACTGGATTTGTTTAAGCTTTTTTGTGctgtgagagagagaggtggGTTTTGTATGGTATCAAAAAATGGTTTATGGGGTTTTGTGCTGGAGGACTTGGGGTTGGATTTTGGGGTTTCAGCCTCAGTTAAGTTGGTATATGCTAGGTATTTAGGTGAGTTAGAAAAATGGTTGATGGGAACTTCTGGGTTGAGTTTGGGGAATGGTGGTTGTGGTTTTGGAGGGAATTCGGGTTTGTTACCATTGGAGATAGAGACACGGTTTAGAGGTTTACTAATGAACTGGTCAAAAAAGAAGATCAAAGATGATCGACTTGCTCTATTGGAGTATAAGAAAAATGGCAACCATGTTGATATGGAGATTGAAAAGACTGAACTGGATTTGCTGGACACCAAAAATAGGCATGAAAGATGTAAATGCTTGGGAAAAAAGTGTAGTGATAAtaacagaaaaaattatgataatgaCGACAAATTATGTAATGATGACCCAAGCATAACTCAAAAGGAATACTGCTACCGTAAGAGGAAGCGAGAATCTTTATCAGGAATGTTGAACTGGGTTATCCAGATAGCAAAGTATCCAGATGATCCTTTGATAGGTGTAATTCCAGAGCCATCTAAGTGGAAGAATAATGAAGATAAGGAGCTTTGGTTGCAGGCAATCAGGGCACGTGATGCATTACTACAAAGAAAGTGCGTTAATTCAAACATTCATCAGTCTCTCTTTCAGGTACAATTGATACCTTTACGTGTTTCTTTGTCACCAACCTTTTGGTCTTTGTAATAGGTGGTTCTGTTATTTCTCCATTACTGACTGtgtgtttaatttaattagtgaATATGATTAGATCTGTTTTCTGAGGCAGCCTGATGGCTGTTTAAATTTGAAGCCTTTGCCACCTTGTGGCTTGCACCCAGCACTCTGTCGAACGACATGAAggtctttgtattttattcatttcagTTTCTTAGTGTTGATTCTCAACCTGCTTCCAGCATACATATATTCAGTCACAAGATGGTTTAAAAGTGGGAGGATAATCAGTAGGCTATTTATGAGTGGTATAAAAGTTTATAACAGACATATCTTCTGGAGGTGAGGCTCGATACATTGTGATTGTTTCCTCACATTATTGATGCCATGATTATTGACATCAGTGAGGTGTCATTATTTCAGTTTAAATGCTCCGAAATTAACATGCCATATAAGATTTGATAATTTAGCCCAATGCGCCAGTTAAATAGGTAGATTTACCTATTGCATACTTTGGTCTCATCATTTTCATGGTGAATTGGAAATCCCTTCTAGTTTAATGAAATGTCAGAATCTCCCCTAACTCTAGCTAATCTGGTTTAGATAGCTCATTGAAAAATTCATCAACCTAATACAAGTAATTGCGCAGCCGGTAGTTGAACCTTCATTCTCCTATATAGAATGGGTTCCTTGCCTTTTGTTAATTGACAGGGTGTTAGCTTTTGACTTGGATTGTGTATCTGTAAATGAAGTTGCTATACGATATGGGAGGATACTCAAATAGACAATTTATCCAGGGAACTTAAAGGGTTCCTGAAACTTTCTTATTCTTGAGGCAATTATACATGTCTAGTCATTTTTGAAATGTATGTTGGAGGGGAATTTTTTGTTGGCCACTTGAACAGACATTAATGCTAATGGAAATTCCTATGAAGCCTAAaactttttatgaataaattctCAATATCTACTTATTCACATATGTAACTAATTAATTGCAGATATCCTAAATAGATCATGGTTTAACTTGCAGAATGGTCAAAAGATGCATCCGTCTATGTATGAGGATGTTACAAATCAACGTCACTGGTCTACAGAGAGGTTAAGAAGCAGTGAAAGGCTTCCTACTATAATGAAATCTCGTGTATGCTCCTGTTGCAGTTCATGTTCAGCCACTGACAATAAA encodes:
- the LOC102624405 gene encoding probable E3 ubiquitin-protein ligase RHB1A isoform X2, with the translated sequence MGGCCCCSSKGVERNSTPAYYYYPRASEERLPLSSHHGAGSALSRGLLVDTNLETSVPDAYRPPPAPTPFDANVRHPQTPPVVQEICSNKSDPSVQTAPVPVQDTLGGNSQETSSKCDDLKEPESKTVANVELESTKELEVELSKSVHRVVAVIEEEDVCPTCLEEYDAENPRIITKCEHHFHLACIFEWMERSDTCPVCNQLFFNQLLRLHFWYYGACGGSFNAITSGLS
- the LOC102625065 gene encoding AT-rich interactive domain-containing protein 2 isoform X2; this translates as MKDDDSVEDSGGYEDELKCLFDKVLETVLKEGSDRKGSIRPIPAMLGDGRSLDLFKLFCAVRERGGFCMVSKNGLWGFVLEDLGLDFGVSASVKLVYARYLGELEKWLMGTSGLSLGNGGCGFGGNSGLLPLEIETRFRGLLMNWSKKKIKDDRLALLEYKKNGNHVDMEIEKTELDLLDTKNRHERCKCLGKKCSDNNRKNYDNDDKLCNDDPSITQKEYCYRKRKRESLSGMLNWVIQIAKYPDDPLIGVIPEPSKWKNNEDKELWLQAIRARDALLQRKCVNSNIHQSLFQNGQKMHPSMYEDVTNQRHWSTERLRSSERLPTIMKSRVCSCCSSCSATDNKLTSPHNAELETGPKGKTPMTVTSSAMNIAVRSSGDEPQEKHVSVGPLFQASVPEWTGVVLESDSKWLGTRICPLVDGEHNSVVEMNPCGRGRQDSCGCRLPGSVECIRFHIAENRMKLKLELGPVFFHWRFDRMGEEVSLGWTVEEEKRFRDMVIFNRFLSAGFWGSACKSFLGKKREDFVSYYFNVFLVSRRSYQNHVTPRDINSDDDESEFGSVSDSFGNAAVTVHGFDKLTCAQNNQCTDLE
- the LOC102624405 gene encoding probable E3 ubiquitin-protein ligase RHB1A isoform X3; this translates as MGGCCCCSSKGVERNSTPAYYYQYPRASEERLPLSSHHGAGSALSRGLLVDTNLETSVPDAYRPPPAPTPFDANVRHPQTPPVVQEICSNKSDPSVQTAPVPVQDTLGGNSQETSSKCDDLKEPESKTVANVELESTKELEVELSKSVHRVVAVIEEEDVCPTCLEEYDAENPRIITKCEHHFHLACIFEWMERSDTCPVCNQEMIFDLPVDY
- the LOC102624405 gene encoding probable E3 ubiquitin-protein ligase RHB1A isoform X1, with protein sequence MGGCCCCSSKGVERNSTPAYYYQYPRASEERLPLSSHHGAGSALSRGLLVDTNLETSVPDAYRPPPAPTPFDANVRHPQTPPVVQEICSNKSDPSVQTAPVPVQDTLGGNSQETSSKCDDLKEPESKTVANVELESTKELEVELSKSVHRVVAVIEEEDVCPTCLEEYDAENPRIITKCEHHFHLACIFEWMERSDTCPVCNQLFFNQLLRLHFWYYGACGGSFNAITSGLS
- the LOC102625065 gene encoding AT-rich interactive domain-containing protein 2 isoform X1 gives rise to the protein MAGWSILTNGSALDCGKTIGSVQSNDGCCPEADNHMKDDDSVEDSGGYEDELKCLFDKVLETVLKEGSDRKGSIRPIPAMLGDGRSLDLFKLFCAVRERGGFCMVSKNGLWGFVLEDLGLDFGVSASVKLVYARYLGELEKWLMGTSGLSLGNGGCGFGGNSGLLPLEIETRFRGLLMNWSKKKIKDDRLALLEYKKNGNHVDMEIEKTELDLLDTKNRHERCKCLGKKCSDNNRKNYDNDDKLCNDDPSITQKEYCYRKRKRESLSGMLNWVIQIAKYPDDPLIGVIPEPSKWKNNEDKELWLQAIRARDALLQRKCVNSNIHQSLFQNGQKMHPSMYEDVTNQRHWSTERLRSSERLPTIMKSRVCSCCSSCSATDNKLTSPHNAELETGPKGKTPMTVTSSAMNIAVRSSGDEPQEKHVSVGPLFQASVPEWTGVVLESDSKWLGTRICPLVDGEHNSVVEMNPCGRGRQDSCGCRLPGSVECIRFHIAENRMKLKLELGPVFFHWRFDRMGEEVSLGWTVEEEKRFRDMVIFNRFLSAGFWGSACKSFLGKKREDFVSYYFNVFLVSRRSYQNHVTPRDINSDDDESEFGSVSDSFGNAAVTVHGFDKLTCAQNNQCTDLE